Proteins from one Fragaria vesca subsp. vesca linkage group LG6, FraVesHawaii_1.0, whole genome shotgun sequence genomic window:
- the LOC101310036 gene encoding cytokinin dehydrogenase 7-like, translating to MIAHLEYCLLQENENDTESRPYDVASDLQAAKDFGILSNAGVTGQASNSELLFSGLVGLGTRARVLLRQAPDMMRWIRLGYTELDAFTRHAQSLITLDHNDDLFDYVRTSLRKSSTSRP from the exons ATGATAGCTCACTTGGAGTACTGTTTGCTCCAAGAAAACGAAAACGATACCGAATCCCGGCCTTACGACGTCGCCTCCGACCTCCAAGCGGCCAAAGATTTCGGCATTTTATCCAACGCTGGTGTCACCGGCCAGGCTTCCAACTCGGAGCTCTTGTTTTCCGGTCTTGTCGGACTGGGCACCAGAGCTAGAGTCTTGCTCCGGCAAGCCCCGGACATG ATGAGGTGGATAAGGCTGGGCTACACCGAGTTGGACGCCTTCACCCGCCACGCCCAGTCGCTAATTACTCTTGACCACAACGACGACTTGTTCGATTATGTCCGCACATCTTTAAGGAAGAGCAGCACATCAAGGCCATAA
- the LOC101309557 gene encoding probable S-acyltransferase At3g04970-like, which translates to MGVQWLLVCHGLLTLLVLVSFLCGNWPIFDGTPIQRINHFLTFGICDYFQRFVGFVFGAKGTNAIQTVEYFCCDRPNPTLQVIYLAIIGGTYYLVATSSFHYIPGYYIGEVHRYISFLAVGVGVLLFLLTSLSDPGTVNSDNVSDYLSAYPYDNVIYNEKECSTCKIPKPARSKHCSICGRCVARFDHHCGWMNNCIGERNIHYFMAFLLWHTLLCIYGTVAVGLILAGQVREFRVIDILIVYYRVENSFISLSPHVIQWLVGAYNTQILLMMFLAIVALLIAGFFGYHAKLCLTNTTTNETFKWQDYINWQRKLSEAKASSAALKASINGITSERKPPESKWRTLFRRSPLEDVEVVVKNNIYDKGFFQNFLEIIFPLSRRRVYANTKLKSG; encoded by the exons ATGGGCGTACAGTGGCTTCTGGTGTGTCATGGTTTACTTACTCTACTTGTCTTGGTCTCTTTCCTCTGCGGCAATTGGCCCATCTTCGACGGCACTCCAATCCAACGCATCAATCACTTCCTCACCTTCGGCATCTGCGATTACTTCCA GCGGTTTGTTGGGTTTGTGTTTGGGGCGAAGGGGACCAATGCGATTCAGACTGTCGAGTATTTCTGCTGTGATCGACCCAATCCAACTTTGCAG GTTATATATCTTGCTATTATTGGAGGAACCTATTACTTAGTTGCAACTTCTTCCTTTCATTATATTCCTGGCTATTATATAGGTGAAGTCCATAG GTACATAAGCTTCTTGGCTGTTGGTGTCGGTGTTCTGCTATTTCTATTAACTAGCCTTTCCGATCCGGGAACAGTGAATTCTGATAATGTTTCAGATTATCTCTCTGCTTACCCGTATGACAATGTGATATATAATGAGAAAGAATGTTCAACTTGCAAAATTCCAAA ACCTGCGAGGTCTAAGCATTGCAGCATATGTGGTCGCTGTGTTGCTCGCTTTGACCATCATTGTGGATGGATG AATAATTGTATAGGTGAGAGAAACATCCATTACTTCATGGCTTTTCTTTTGTG GCACACTTTACTCTGCATATATGGAACAGTTGCCGTTGGGTTAATTCTAGCTGGTCAAGTTAGAGAATTTAGAGTTATTGATATTCTAATTG TTTATTATCGTGTAGAGAATTCATTTATTAGTTTATCACCACATGTAATACAG TGGTTGGTGGGGGCATACAATACTCAAATACTACTGATGATGTTTCTTGCAATAGTGGCATTGTTAATCGCGGGTTTCTTTGGTTACCATGCAAAACTCTGTCTCACAAATACTACCACCAACGAG ACTTTCAAGTGGCAAGACTATATAAACTGGCAGCGGAAGCTGAGTGAAGCAAAGGCGAGTTCTGCAGCACTCAAAGCAAGTATTAATGGGATAACTAGTGAAAGAAAACCTCCAGAGAGCAAATGGAGAACCCTATTCCGAAGATCTCCACTCGAAGATGTCGAGGTTGTGGTTAAGAATAACATTTATGATAAAGGGTTCTTTCAGAATTTTCTTGAGATCATCTTCCCCCTATCGAGAAGAAGGGTGTATGCCAACACCAAATTAAAGTCTGGCTAA
- the LOC101309267 gene encoding uncharacterized protein LOC101309267 produces MGTLMHCLSSKLRFPTSGIILCSSSSEISVSRQQVLKQVDKQLAKGDERAALSLVKDLQGKPGGLRCFGAARQVPQRLYTLDELKLNGIVTQSLLSPVDTTLGSIERNLQIAAVVGGVSAWNVFGFTPQQLFYVSLAALFLWTLDAISFNGGVSSLAIDTIGHTFSQKYRNRVIQHEAGHFLIAYLLGILPKGYTLTSLDAFKKEGSLNVQAGTAFVDIEFVEEVNAGKVSATTLNRFACIALAGVVAEYLLYGYAEGGLADINQLDSLLKSLGFTQKKTDSQVRWSVLNTVLIMRRHEAARAKLAEAMAEGKSVGSCIDIIENTIGDADI; encoded by the exons ATCATATTATGCTCATCATCCTCTGAGATTAGTGTGTCAAGGCAGCAAGTTTTGAAGCAAGTGGATAAGCAGTTGGCTAAAGGGGATGAGAGGGCAGCTCTCTCCCTTGTTAAAGATTTGCAGGGCAAGCCTGGTGGCCTCAGATGCTTTGGTGCTGCTAGGCAG GTGCCTCAAAGGCTTTACACTTTGGATGAGCTGAAGCTGAATGGAATAGTAACACAGTCGCTTCTGTCACCGGTGGATACTACTCTTGGTTCCATAGAAAGAAACCTTCAGATTGCTGCTGTGGTAGGAGGTGTTTCTGCTTGGAACGTTTTTGGGTTTACTCCTCAGCAGCTTTTCTACGTCTCTTTAGCAGCATTGTTTTTGTGGACTCTGGACGCG ATTTCTTTCAATGGAGGAGTTAGTAGCTTGGCTATTGATACAATTGGTCACACCTTTAGTCAGAAGTACCGCAATAGAGTCATTCAG CATGAAGCTGGCCATTTCTTGATTGCTTACTTGCTTGGTATTCTCCCGAAGGGATATACACTAACTAGTCTGGATGCGTTCAAGAAGGAAGGGTCTCTCAATGTTCAAGCAGGGACAGCGTTTGTGGATATTGAGTTTGTTGAGGAG GTTAATGCAGGCAAAGTATCAGCAACT ACGCTGAACAGATTTGCGTGCATAGCGCTCGCGGGTGTTGTCGCTGAGTATCTTCTTTACGGTTATGCTGAGGGTGGTCTAGCTGATATAAACCAG CTGGATTCACTGCTTAAAAGCTTAGGCTTTACACAGAAGAAAACTGATTCACAAGTCAGATGGTCTGTACTAAACACTGTCTTAATCATGCGGCGCCATGAAGCAGCACGAGCTAAACTCGCAGAGGCGATGGCAGAAGGAAAATCCGTAGGATCCTGCATCGACATCATAGAGAATACCATAGGCGATGCAGACATCTAG